A genomic segment from Wolbachia endosymbiont of Ctenocephalides felis wCfeF encodes:
- a CDS encoding 4-hydroxybenzoate octaprenyltransferase — protein sequence MHFNRYFSLMRLHSLTGLWLVLFPSLSGIILASTSLSWQAFFLLILFTIGAFLMRPAGCIINDIFDKEIDAHVERTKYRPLASGALNAKQALILLSLLLSIALVILLLTNKTTLILGVISMCMIIIYPLLKRYVWWPQLFLGFTFNMGSLLGWAAVKNQISIEPMLFYAGCIFWTLSYDTIYAHQDKRDDEKLGMKSTALYFGDTTKSWLKRFHLISLMMWLYAGILSSLNNIFYIALLAVGVMFHYQYKNLNPDDSGQCMSIFKNNSYVGLLLFLGILLDRVVN from the coding sequence ATGCATTTCAATCGTTACTTTTCATTGATGAGGTTGCACAGTTTAACAGGTTTGTGGCTTGTATTATTCCCTAGTTTAAGTGGTATTATTCTAGCCTCAACTTCTCTATCTTGGCAGGCTTTTTTTCTCCTTATTTTGTTTACTATAGGCGCATTCTTGATGAGGCCTGCGGGTTGTATAATCAATGATATTTTCGATAAAGAAATAGATGCGCATGTTGAACGAACAAAATATAGGCCACTTGCAAGTGGTGCACTAAACGCAAAGCAAGCTTTGATTTTACTTTCTCTGTTACTGTCCATTGCGCTAGTAATCCTACTACTCACCAATAAAACTACACTTATACTTGGGGTAATCTCAATGTGTATGATAATTATTTACCCTTTACTAAAGCGTTACGTTTGGTGGCCACAATTGTTTTTAGGGTTTACTTTTAATATGGGATCGCTCCTAGGTTGGGCGGCAGTAAAGAACCAGATTAGTATAGAACCTATGCTCTTTTATGCAGGATGCATCTTTTGGACACTGAGTTACGACACCATATACGCTCATCAAGATAAAAGAGATGATGAAAAACTCGGAATGAAATCAACAGCATTATATTTTGGTGATACAACAAAATCTTGGCTAAAAAGGTTTCATTTAATATCTCTTATGATGTGGCTATATGCCGGTATCTTATCATCATTGAATAACATTTTCTATATCGCTTTACTTGCTGTAGGGGTCATGTTTCATTACCAATATAAAAATCTCAACCCCGACGACTCCGGTCAATGCATGTCTATATTTAAAAATAACTCCTATGTAGGACTACTGCTTTTTCTCGGCATTCTTTTAGATAGAGTTGTAAACTGA
- a CDS encoding Ribosome-binding factor A — MKKEIRSLKIASVLHRAITRVLIEGKAFNKNVVVSEVKLSKDLKKADVYVVLSSLSEKDCDISTIIDEINQSTWLIRKSILCYVDLRFVPKLVFKTDLAFDNFVNVSKILSNHT, encoded by the coding sequence ATGAAAAAAGAAATCAGGAGCCTAAAAATAGCATCTGTACTGCATAGAGCAATAACCAGAGTCTTAATAGAAGGTAAGGCATTCAATAAAAATGTAGTGGTATCTGAAGTAAAGTTAAGTAAAGACTTAAAAAAAGCAGATGTATATGTAGTGCTATCTTCATTAAGTGAAAAAGATTGTGATATTAGCACTATTATTGATGAAATCAACCAATCTACATGGTTGATACGCAAATCCATATTGTGTTATGTTGATTTGCGGTTTGTACCCAAGTTAGTTTTCAAAACTGATTTAGCATTCGATAATTTTGTTAATGTAAGCAAAATACTAAGTAATCATACTTAA
- a CDS encoding Translation initiation factor IF-2 — MNNEDISSKKLTLQGFNKLKLDLDLNSSASPSTGATIVKKRRRKPHEPEEQDGSKLGSLTEKEQIFRINAVQNAALLKEKNLKEEKEAVIKEDNYEKVDGEDSASDASFKEIEEKASSGVSSAKPTEGGIDDENDDKKPLKANKDIYSKHSKLIIAQSIDDKIEQSPAFKQRFGIRNRKSKFTKGKNISREVIIPDEITIRELSVRMAEDSKDVLRMLKEEVGESYRVDDLVDPDIACEIVEKFNHTAKRVSDANKEKDLLFIEDRESLPKKPKPPVVTFMGHVDHGKTSLLDAFRESNVAERESGGITQHIGAYQVVTKNKQRITFIDTPGHEAFTAMRACGANITNIVVIVIAADDGMMKQTIEAINHAKAANVSIIVAINKIDKSQSNDVERVISSLPQYDLIPEELGGDVMVVPVSAKKKINLDKLEEAILLIADLMKLEAIEDCRAFGWVIESKIDKAKGISATLIVEEGTLKVGDMLVVGTTYGKVRSMVNHLGQREKMAPPSTPIEITGLNGVPDAGDKFVVVNSEKQAREIVEYRLELIKRKEEDSSSSDLDMFSRNDNETEELSVVLKCDVTGSIEAISSSIDKLGKDQVKLNILHKAVGGITDSDVLLAEASKAVILAFNVKVDSKIRDLAKQKGVEIRTYNVIYELIDSMKICLTKMLKPVTREVRIGSVSVRQIFNVSKAGNIIGCYVSDGVVKKDSLIKVMRNSKLIYEGKLKALRRFKDDVKEVGTNFECGMSLDGDADIKVGDIMEVYQLVQEERVL, encoded by the coding sequence ATGAATAACGAAGATATCAGTAGTAAAAAACTAACGCTTCAAGGCTTTAACAAACTTAAGTTGGATCTTGATTTGAACTCTTCAGCAAGTCCAAGTACGGGAGCTACAATAGTAAAAAAAAGAAGAAGAAAACCTCATGAGCCAGAAGAACAAGATGGAAGTAAATTAGGTTCCTTGACAGAAAAAGAGCAAATCTTCCGTATTAATGCTGTACAGAATGCAGCTTTATTAAAAGAAAAGAATCTAAAAGAAGAAAAAGAGGCAGTAATAAAAGAAGACAATTATGAAAAGGTTGATGGTGAAGATAGTGCTTCAGATGCCTCGTTTAAAGAAATCGAAGAAAAAGCTTCAAGTGGTGTTAGCTCAGCTAAGCCAACGGAGGGTGGAATTGACGATGAAAATGATGATAAAAAACCTTTAAAGGCTAACAAAGATATATATTCTAAGCACTCCAAGCTGATAATCGCACAATCAATAGATGACAAAATTGAACAATCTCCTGCGTTTAAGCAAAGATTTGGTATAAGAAATAGAAAATCGAAATTTACCAAAGGTAAAAACATATCAAGAGAAGTTATTATACCAGATGAAATTACAATCAGAGAATTATCCGTTCGTATGGCAGAGGACAGCAAAGATGTGCTAAGAATGTTGAAAGAAGAAGTTGGTGAGAGTTACAGAGTGGATGATTTGGTGGATCCGGATATAGCATGTGAAATAGTGGAAAAATTTAATCATACAGCTAAACGAGTGAGCGATGCTAACAAGGAAAAGGATTTACTTTTCATAGAGGACAGAGAAAGCTTGCCTAAAAAACCTAAGCCGCCAGTTGTCACTTTTATGGGACATGTTGATCATGGTAAAACCTCATTGCTTGATGCGTTTCGTGAATCTAATGTTGCAGAAAGAGAGTCAGGTGGAATAACTCAACATATAGGTGCTTACCAGGTAGTTACAAAAAATAAGCAAAGAATTACTTTCATTGACACACCAGGACATGAGGCATTTACTGCAATGCGTGCATGTGGTGCTAACATCACTAATATAGTTGTAATAGTGATTGCGGCTGATGACGGAATGATGAAACAAACGATTGAAGCAATAAATCATGCAAAGGCAGCAAATGTTTCTATTATAGTTGCTATTAATAAAATCGATAAATCGCAGTCTAATGATGTAGAAAGGGTAATTAGTAGTTTACCTCAATATGACCTCATTCCTGAAGAACTTGGTGGTGATGTTATGGTTGTGCCAGTATCAGCAAAAAAGAAAATCAACCTAGACAAACTAGAAGAGGCGATTTTGTTAATTGCTGATTTAATGAAGCTTGAAGCGATAGAGGATTGTCGAGCATTTGGGTGGGTGATAGAATCTAAAATAGATAAAGCCAAGGGAATATCAGCTACGTTGATAGTTGAGGAAGGAACGCTGAAGGTTGGTGATATGTTGGTGGTGGGTACAACATATGGAAAAGTACGTAGTATGGTTAATCATCTTGGTCAAAGGGAAAAGATGGCCCCACCTTCCACTCCAATTGAAATCACTGGTCTAAACGGTGTGCCAGATGCTGGGGATAAATTTGTTGTTGTAAATTCTGAAAAGCAGGCACGTGAAATCGTTGAATACAGATTAGAGCTGATCAAGAGAAAAGAGGAGGATTCAAGCAGTAGTGATTTAGACATGTTCAGTCGTAATGACAATGAGACAGAAGAGTTATCTGTAGTTTTGAAGTGTGACGTGACTGGTTCTATCGAAGCAATATCAAGTTCAATTGATAAACTTGGTAAAGATCAAGTGAAATTAAATATCCTACACAAGGCGGTGGGGGGAATAACAGACTCAGATGTGCTGCTTGCAGAAGCGTCAAAGGCAGTAATTTTGGCGTTCAATGTCAAAGTGGATTCAAAAATAAGGGATTTGGCAAAACAAAAAGGTGTAGAAATACGTACTTATAACGTAATATACGAACTTATTGACAGTATGAAAATTTGCTTGACTAAAATGCTAAAGCCTGTAACACGAGAAGTGCGTATTGGTTCTGTATCTGTGAGACAGATATTTAATGTATCTAAAGCTGGTAATATTATTGGATGTTATGTAAGTGATGGAGTTGTAAAAAAAGATTCTTTAATTAAGGTAATGCGCAACAGTAAATTAATATATGAAGGAAAATTGAAAGCTTTGCGTAGATTTAAGGATGATGTTAAGGAAGTAGGTACAAACTTTGAATGTGGAATGTCTCTAGATGGTGATGCCGATATTAAGGTTGGAGATATTATGGAAGTTTATCAATTAGTGCAGGAAGAAAGGGTATTATAG